Proteins from a genomic interval of Salinivibrio kushneri:
- the ilvN gene encoding acetolactate synthase small subunit — protein sequence MRSIVSVLMENEPGALSRVVGLFSQRGYNIESLTVSPTDDATLSRLNITTSVVSDADREQIEKHLHKLIDVLKVSNVTESDHIERELALVKVKASGFARAEVKRTADIFRGQIVDVTNSLYTVQLTGDSDKLDAFIRAVGEITDIIEVARSGVVGIARGERALRQ from the coding sequence ATGCGCAGTATTGTATCGGTTTTAATGGAAAACGAGCCGGGAGCTTTATCGCGGGTAGTGGGATTATTCTCTCAGCGTGGCTACAACATTGAGTCGCTTACGGTGTCACCGACCGATGACGCGACCTTATCGCGCTTGAATATCACCACCTCGGTGGTGAGCGACGCGGACCGCGAGCAAATCGAAAAGCACCTGCACAAACTGATTGATGTGCTGAAAGTGAGCAATGTCACCGAAAGCGATCACATTGAGCGTGAACTGGCGTTGGTGAAAGTGAAAGCCAGCGGCTTTGCCCGCGCGGAGGTAAAACGCACGGCGGATATTTTCCGCGGGCAGATTGTCGATGTCACGAACTCGCTTTACACCGTGCAGTTGACCGGTGACAGTGACAAACTGGATGCCTTTATTCGCGCGGTGGGTGAAATTACCGACATCATTGAAGTCGCACGCAGTGGTGTGGTGGGCATTGCACGCGGCGAGCGAGCGCTGCGCCAGTAA
- a CDS encoding transporter substrate-binding domain-containing diguanylate cyclase — protein sequence MSTFAWADDAYLSEEKDILVIAHSSEWKPYSYIPGNGQPKGLLIDFWQAYAKYNHTSIQFMLADWSDSLAYMKEGGDRIHAGLLKSAEREAYLDYVAPIFNTNGSLYVKNQSGQVSKDPLAAGKVVGVVDGSYESWFLAEHYPDVEQKRFRRNETLFSAALDGEISALVADTQTANFYFLTQGKPLAFVAEQILYTRPIYAAVPKGNQALLKEVREGIDNIPAAELLRIKQKWVNTERVEAYPAWLIPSIVLVMLLGAVTYIFILKRMVYKRTVALRRANARLREFANTDPLTQLLNRRGLETYFTRLKPKLSRQQEMGLILIDLDHFKQVNDTYGHMQGDKVLVHLASYLKRFVKKGAAARLGGEEFCILCPTQDLDALIEMANHIRCDIAETVFEFGGADIRVTVSIGAIVSSDVVEEIKQLELDALIHAADLLMYRAKDRGRNQVMLASSQSVNTPIVEI from the coding sequence ATGAGTACGTTTGCATGGGCTGACGACGCCTATCTGTCAGAAGAAAAAGACATTTTAGTTATTGCGCACTCATCTGAATGGAAACCCTACAGCTACATACCTGGCAACGGGCAACCCAAAGGGTTATTGATTGACTTTTGGCAGGCCTACGCGAAATACAATCACACATCGATTCAGTTTATGTTGGCCGACTGGTCGGATTCTCTGGCCTATATGAAAGAAGGCGGTGATCGCATTCATGCGGGGCTACTCAAGTCCGCCGAACGTGAAGCCTATTTAGACTATGTGGCCCCCATTTTTAATACTAATGGCTCACTCTATGTAAAAAATCAGTCGGGGCAAGTCAGTAAGGATCCTTTAGCCGCAGGCAAAGTGGTGGGCGTGGTTGATGGCAGTTACGAATCTTGGTTTTTGGCCGAGCACTATCCTGATGTGGAGCAAAAACGCTTTCGGCGGAATGAAACGCTATTTAGTGCCGCGCTCGATGGCGAAATCAGTGCGCTTGTTGCCGATACCCAAACGGCAAACTTTTACTTTTTGACCCAAGGTAAACCGCTTGCGTTTGTCGCAGAGCAAATCCTTTACACACGCCCGATTTATGCGGCGGTGCCCAAAGGCAATCAAGCGCTACTAAAAGAGGTACGCGAAGGCATAGATAATATCCCTGCGGCAGAGCTGTTACGCATCAAGCAAAAGTGGGTCAATACCGAGCGCGTCGAGGCTTACCCAGCTTGGCTTATTCCTAGCATTGTACTGGTGATGCTGTTAGGCGCGGTGACCTATATCTTTATTCTTAAACGTATGGTGTATAAACGCACGGTCGCATTGCGCCGGGCTAACGCTCGTTTGCGAGAGTTCGCCAATACCGATCCTTTGACACAGCTGTTAAATCGCCGTGGACTTGAAACCTATTTTACCCGTTTAAAACCTAAGCTGAGCCGTCAACAGGAAATGGGGTTGATTTTGATTGATCTTGACCATTTCAAGCAGGTCAACGATACCTACGGGCATATGCAAGGCGATAAAGTGCTGGTACACTTGGCAAGTTACCTGAAGCGGTTTGTTAAAAAAGGGGCAGCGGCGCGTTTAGGTGGGGAAGAGTTTTGTATCTTATGTCCTACCCAAGATTTAGATGCTTTAATTGAAATGGCCAATCACATTCGCTGTGATATTGCGGAGACGGTGTTTGAATTTGGCGGCGCGGATATTCGTGTCACCGTGAGTATCGGCGCGATTGTTTCTAGCGATGTGGTGGAGGAGATAAAGCAACTAGAGTTAGATGCGTTGATCCATGCCGCTGATCTTCTCATGTATCGCGCGAAAGACCGTGGTCGTAACCAAGTGATGCTCGCTTCTTCGCAATCCGTTAATACCCCCATCGTCGAAATATAA
- a CDS encoding acetolactate synthase 3 large subunit, translating to MEMLSGAEMIVRSMIDQGVKHIFGYPGGSVLDIYDALHEKSDIDHVLVRHEQAAVHMADGYARATGEVGVVLVTSGPGATNAITGIATAYMDSIPMVVFSGQVMSGLIGNDAFQECDMVGISRPVVKHSFLVQRAEDIPNIVKKAFYLAATGRPGPVVVDIPKDMLNPAQKHPYQYPDSVRMRSYNPTTSGHKGQIKRGLKALLAAKKPVLYVGGGAIMADCGEQIRQLSESLNIPVVSTLMGLGAFPGTHEHSLGMLGMHGTYEANMAMHQADLIFGIGVRFDDRTTNNLEKYCPDATIMHIDVDPSTISKTVAADIPIVGSADAVLNSMVKLLVEQGGSNDSDAISTWWHNIQIWRERQCLQYVADPERIKPQQVIETLYRLTHGEAYVTSDVGQHQMFAALYYPFDKPRRWINSGGLGTMGFGLPAAMGVKFALPDAQVVCVTGDGSIQMNIQELSTALQYDIPVVIVNLNNRFLGMVKQWQDMIYQGRHSHSYMDSVPDFAAITEAYGHVGMRINHPSELEAGLEKALAMKDRLVFVDINVDETEHVYPMQVRGGAMNEMWLSKTERT from the coding sequence GTGGAAATGTTATCCGGTGCCGAGATGATCGTGCGCTCCATGATCGATCAAGGCGTAAAACATATTTTTGGCTATCCAGGCGGGTCGGTGCTGGATATTTACGACGCATTACACGAAAAGAGTGATATTGACCATGTGTTGGTGCGTCATGAGCAAGCCGCTGTGCATATGGCCGATGGTTACGCACGGGCCACGGGTGAAGTGGGCGTGGTGCTGGTCACCTCAGGCCCAGGGGCAACCAATGCGATTACCGGTATTGCCACCGCGTACATGGACTCGATCCCCATGGTAGTTTTTTCTGGCCAAGTCATGAGCGGCCTGATTGGCAATGATGCCTTCCAAGAATGTGACATGGTGGGGATTTCCCGCCCGGTGGTTAAACACAGCTTTTTAGTTCAACGCGCCGAAGATATTCCCAACATTGTTAAAAAAGCCTTTTATCTTGCCGCGACGGGACGTCCTGGCCCTGTGGTGGTCGATATTCCCAAAGACATGCTGAACCCGGCACAAAAGCATCCATATCAGTACCCTGACAGTGTGCGCATGCGCTCTTACAACCCGACCACCTCGGGACACAAAGGGCAGATAAAGCGTGGTTTAAAAGCGCTGTTGGCGGCGAAAAAGCCGGTGCTGTATGTCGGTGGCGGCGCCATCATGGCCGACTGTGGTGAACAAATCCGTCAATTATCAGAAAGCCTAAACATTCCCGTCGTCAGCACCTTGATGGGGCTGGGGGCGTTTCCCGGCACCCATGAACACTCGCTGGGCATGCTGGGCATGCATGGCACCTACGAAGCGAACATGGCGATGCACCAAGCCGATCTAATTTTTGGTATTGGTGTCCGTTTTGACGATCGCACTACCAATAACTTAGAAAAATACTGCCCCGATGCCACCATCATGCACATTGATGTGGACCCTTCCACCATCTCTAAAACCGTCGCCGCGGATATTCCCATCGTTGGCTCGGCGGATGCGGTATTAAATAGCATGGTCAAGCTGCTGGTGGAGCAAGGTGGCAGCAATGACAGCGATGCGATCAGCACCTGGTGGCACAATATTCAGATTTGGCGTGAGCGTCAGTGTTTGCAGTATGTCGCCGATCCTGAGCGGATTAAACCACAGCAGGTGATTGAAACCTTGTACCGCCTCACTCATGGCGAGGCCTATGTGACCTCAGACGTCGGCCAACATCAAATGTTTGCCGCGCTTTATTATCCTTTTGATAAACCACGCCGTTGGATTAACTCCGGCGGCTTGGGCACTATGGGCTTTGGGCTTCCCGCCGCCATGGGGGTGAAGTTTGCGCTACCGGACGCGCAGGTGGTGTGTGTCACTGGTGATGGCAGTATTCAAATGAATATTCAGGAGCTGTCGACAGCGTTGCAATACGACATTCCGGTAGTGATCGTCAACCTTAACAATCGTTTCCTCGGGATGGTGAAACAATGGCAGGATATGATTTATCAAGGTCGCCACTCACACTCTTATATGGACTCGGTGCCGGACTTTGCGGCGATCACTGAGGCCTATGGTCATGTGGGGATGCGCATTAATCATCCGTCTGAGCTGGAAGCCGGCCTAGAAAAGGCACTGGCAATGAAAGATCGCTTAGTCTTTGTCGATATTAATGTCGATGAAACTGAGCACGTGTATCCGATGCAGGTACGCGGCGGGGCGATGAATGAAATGTGGTTGAGCAAAACGGAGAGAACCTAA
- the treR gene encoding trehalose operon repressor TreR, which yields MTKALTILDIARLAGVGKSTVSRVLNDDPRVKDSTREKIQAVIDQHGFMPSKSARAMRAQRSGVVGVIVAKLSSNSENTALTGLLNTLYAKGYDAAIMESQFSQQKAQAHLDVLKRRNVDGIIFFGFSGCDLNALAPFAPNCVVLAVDSDQYISVSYDNQGAVTQVMDHFYHQGCRHIAFLGIDERDETTGLARSDAYQRFCQRHQLSPQLHRCEMRLHAAYDATDALMNSHTDAIVCASDTLALGVAKRLQTLNREDIAIGGIGNHDMLRFMFPRAVSVELGYHQAGQHAADLLLKQLDDDAPVVSHWTQPCHLVTP from the coding sequence ATGACAAAAGCATTGACGATTTTGGATATCGCCCGCTTAGCCGGGGTGGGAAAATCGACCGTATCTCGTGTGTTAAACGATGATCCACGGGTCAAAGACAGTACGCGCGAGAAAATACAAGCCGTGATTGACCAACACGGCTTTATGCCCTCCAAATCTGCACGTGCGATGCGCGCACAACGCAGTGGCGTCGTGGGTGTGATTGTGGCAAAGCTCAGCTCTAATTCTGAAAACACCGCGTTGACGGGCCTGCTCAATACCTTGTATGCCAAAGGCTATGACGCCGCCATTATGGAAAGTCAGTTCTCACAACAAAAAGCCCAAGCGCATCTGGATGTGCTAAAACGCCGTAATGTTGATGGGATTATCTTTTTTGGTTTTTCTGGCTGTGATCTCAACGCGCTCGCGCCTTTCGCTCCCAACTGTGTCGTTCTGGCCGTTGATAGTGATCAATACATTAGCGTCAGCTATGACAACCAAGGCGCAGTCACACAAGTGATGGACCATTTTTATCATCAAGGATGTCGTCATATTGCCTTCTTGGGGATTGATGAGCGCGATGAAACCACCGGCCTTGCCCGCTCTGATGCCTATCAGCGTTTTTGCCAACGCCACCAACTCTCACCACAATTACATCGCTGTGAAATGCGCTTACACGCCGCCTATGACGCCACCGATGCCCTCATGAACTCGCATACTGATGCAATTGTTTGTGCGTCAGACACCCTGGCGCTAGGGGTTGCCAAACGGCTACAAACCCTAAACCGTGAAGATATCGCCATTGGTGGCATCGGTAACCATGACATGCTTCGTTTCATGTTCCCGCGCGCCGTGAGTGTGGAGCTAGGTTACCATCAAGCAGGGCAACATGCGGCCGACTTGCTGCTCAAGCAGCTGGATGACGACGCTCCCGTGGTTAGCCACTGGACACAACCTTGCCACCTCGTCACTCCCTAA
- the pykF gene encoding pyruvate kinase PykF, whose amino-acid sequence MKKTKIVCTIGPKTESEEMLTQLVEAGMNVMRLNFSHGDYQEHGTRIANLRNVMKQTGKQAAILLDTKGPEIRTVKLEGGDDVLLKAGQTFTFTTDTSVVGNKERVAVTYAGLPQDLKAGDTVLVDDGLLEMEVLETTEKEVVCKVLNNGELGENKGVNLPGVSVSLPALAEKDKSDLKFGCEQGVDFVAASFIRKKEDVEEIRELLAQNGGSDIKIISKIENQEGVDNFDAILEASDGIMVARGDLGVEIPVEEVIFAQKMMIEKCNRARKMVITATQMLDSMIKNPRPTRAEAGDVANAIMDGTDAVMLSGESAKGKYPLEAVSIMAQICERTDRQMSPALGSRLDSDRLRITEAVCKGAVDTSQKLSAPLIVVATEAGKSARSVRKYFPTANIVAVTTNPKTAAHLCLTKGVTPVMIESIDSTDEFYRRGKTIALESGLANKGDIVVMVSGALVPSGTTNTASVHVL is encoded by the coding sequence ATGAAAAAGACCAAAATCGTATGTACGATTGGCCCAAAAACCGAATCTGAAGAGATGCTTACTCAGCTTGTTGAAGCTGGCATGAACGTCATGCGCCTTAACTTCTCACACGGCGATTACCAAGAGCATGGTACGCGTATCGCCAACTTGCGTAATGTGATGAAGCAAACTGGCAAACAAGCCGCTATCTTGCTGGATACCAAAGGTCCTGAGATCCGTACGGTAAAACTGGAAGGTGGCGATGATGTGCTACTAAAAGCCGGTCAAACCTTTACCTTCACCACAGATACCTCTGTTGTGGGCAATAAGGAGCGCGTTGCCGTGACCTATGCCGGTCTGCCGCAAGATTTAAAAGCGGGTGATACAGTACTGGTTGATGATGGCCTGCTTGAGATGGAAGTACTAGAAACGACTGAAAAAGAAGTGGTTTGTAAAGTACTCAACAACGGTGAGCTGGGTGAAAACAAAGGCGTTAACCTGCCAGGCGTTTCTGTCAGCCTGCCAGCGCTGGCTGAAAAAGATAAATCGGACCTGAAGTTTGGTTGCGAGCAAGGCGTTGACTTTGTTGCTGCCTCATTTATTCGTAAGAAAGAAGACGTAGAAGAAATCCGCGAGCTATTGGCGCAAAACGGCGGTAGCGACATCAAGATCATCTCTAAAATTGAGAACCAAGAAGGTGTCGACAACTTTGACGCTATCTTGGAAGCGTCTGACGGCATCATGGTTGCTCGTGGTGACCTAGGGGTAGAGATCCCCGTTGAAGAAGTGATCTTCGCCCAGAAGATGATGATCGAAAAGTGTAACCGTGCACGCAAGATGGTTATCACAGCAACACAAATGCTGGATTCAATGATCAAAAACCCACGCCCAACCCGCGCAGAAGCCGGTGACGTGGCCAATGCCATCATGGATGGCACGGATGCAGTGATGCTGTCAGGTGAATCGGCAAAAGGGAAATATCCATTAGAAGCGGTGAGCATCATGGCACAAATCTGTGAGCGCACAGACCGTCAAATGTCTCCAGCCCTCGGCTCTCGCCTTGATAGCGATCGTCTGCGTATCACCGAAGCGGTCTGTAAAGGCGCGGTTGATACCTCTCAAAAACTCAGTGCCCCGTTAATTGTGGTGGCGACTGAAGCGGGTAAGTCAGCGCGCTCAGTGCGTAAATACTTCCCAACCGCCAACATTGTCGCGGTCACCACGAACCCGAAAACAGCCGCTCATCTGTGTCTGACTAAAGGGGTGACACCAGTGATGATCGAAAGCATCGATAGCACCGATGAGTTCTACCGTCGTGGTAAAACCATCGCGCTAGAGTCAGGCTTAGCGAACAAAGGCGATATCGTCGTCATGGTGTCAGGTGCGCTCGTGCCATCTGGTACGACTAACACAGCCTCTGTGCACGTGCTGTAA
- a CDS encoding AMP-dependent synthetase/ligase, whose translation MRTKRETVDTQNHIVTRIREQIRAQGEREAIRFQQQSQWASLSWRQMGERIDQLSRCLLNAGCEIQQTIAIFAPNSEKWAMLDYAALQIRAVPVPIYATSTAQQAAHIINDADVQWVFVGDEQREIAVAALEHCPNVKGVIALSQETTAPTHPKVWDWASWLLQDDRGYQAELEARIDARCMDDLTTLIYTSGTTGDPKGVMLDYANIAAQLEVHDQVLALRPDDVSLAFLPLSHVFERAWSYYVLHRGAVNCYLSNPLQVREALAEVKPTVMCAVPRFYEKIHGAIHDKLSRATGVKPHLFRWALRQGERHAAQLRAGQSLSRRQQWQLALADKLVLSKLRTLLGGKMRLMPCGGARLDPDIGAFFHAIGINVKLGYGMTETTATVSCWDDTGFDPQSIGHPMPGAEVRIGADNEIQVRGPMVMRGYFNQPDATAATFTEDGFLKTGDAGYLDTKGSVFITDRIKELMKTSGGKYIAPQRVEGALVRDHFIDQIAVVAEARHFVSALIVPCFDALEEWARAANIEYQNRKELLKHADVVALFEKRLQSLQHELAKFEQVKRFTLLPQGFCMHSGELTPTMKLRRKVILSRYQDHINTMYQR comes from the coding sequence ATGCGAACCAAGAGAGAGACAGTGGACACCCAAAACCATATCGTTACTCGCATCCGCGAGCAGATTCGCGCCCAAGGTGAACGCGAAGCCATTCGTTTTCAGCAACAGTCACAGTGGGCAAGCCTCAGCTGGCGTCAAATGGGCGAGCGAATCGATCAGCTGTCACGCTGTTTGTTAAATGCCGGGTGTGAGATTCAACAAACCATCGCTATCTTTGCGCCGAACAGCGAAAAGTGGGCAATGTTAGATTACGCCGCATTGCAAATTCGCGCCGTACCTGTGCCGATTTACGCCACCAGCACCGCTCAGCAAGCGGCACACATTATCAATGATGCTGACGTGCAATGGGTTTTCGTCGGTGACGAGCAACGAGAGATCGCGGTGGCTGCTCTCGAACACTGTCCTAATGTCAAAGGGGTGATTGCCCTAAGCCAAGAGACGACGGCTCCAACGCACCCCAAGGTGTGGGATTGGGCCAGTTGGTTATTGCAAGACGATCGTGGCTACCAAGCCGAATTAGAGGCGCGCATTGACGCACGATGCATGGACGATCTGACCACCTTGATTTATACCTCCGGCACCACGGGCGATCCGAAAGGAGTGATGCTGGATTATGCCAATATCGCGGCGCAGTTGGAGGTGCATGATCAAGTCTTGGCATTAAGACCGGATGATGTGTCCTTGGCCTTTTTGCCGCTTTCCCATGTGTTTGAGCGCGCATGGAGCTATTACGTGCTTCACCGCGGAGCGGTCAATTGCTACCTCTCCAACCCGCTTCAGGTGCGTGAGGCATTGGCCGAGGTCAAACCGACGGTGATGTGTGCAGTGCCGCGTTTTTACGAAAAAATCCATGGTGCTATTCACGACAAACTCAGTCGGGCCACTGGCGTTAAACCGCATTTATTCCGTTGGGCCCTGCGCCAAGGCGAACGTCATGCTGCGCAATTACGCGCTGGTCAATCACTGTCGCGGCGTCAGCAATGGCAATTGGCGTTGGCCGACAAGCTGGTGCTCAGTAAGTTACGTACGCTATTGGGTGGCAAGATGCGCTTGATGCCATGCGGTGGGGCGCGTCTTGACCCTGACATCGGCGCGTTTTTCCATGCAATCGGCATTAACGTCAAGCTCGGTTATGGCATGACCGAAACCACCGCCACGGTTTCTTGCTGGGACGATACCGGCTTTGACCCCCAATCGATTGGCCATCCGATGCCGGGCGCAGAAGTACGGATTGGGGCGGATAATGAAATTCAAGTGCGTGGGCCGATGGTGATGCGGGGTTACTTTAATCAACCCGATGCGACGGCGGCGACCTTTACCGAGGATGGCTTTTTGAAAACCGGCGATGCGGGGTATCTCGATACCAAGGGCAGCGTGTTTATCACCGACCGAATCAAAGAGCTAATGAAAACCTCTGGTGGTAAGTATATCGCGCCACAACGGGTAGAGGGCGCTTTGGTACGTGATCACTTTATCGACCAGATTGCGGTGGTGGCTGAGGCGCGTCATTTTGTCTCTGCCTTGATTGTACCTTGCTTCGATGCCTTGGAAGAGTGGGCGCGGGCGGCCAATATCGAATATCAAAACCGTAAAGAGCTGCTAAAACACGCTGATGTGGTGGCTTTGTTTGAAAAGCGTTTGCAGAGCTTGCAACATGAATTGGCCAAATTTGAGCAAGTCAAACGCTTTACCTTGTTGCCGCAGGGCTTTTGCATGCACAGTGGCGAACTCACGCCGACTATGAAACTGCGCCGCAAAGTGATCCTTTCACGTTACCAAGATCACATTAATACGATGTATCAGCGTTAG
- the treB gene encoding PTS trehalose transporter subunit IIBC: MSQIDKKAIDQLVTHIGGKDNIATVSHCLTRLRFVLNDPEKADVAAIEAIPMVKGCFTSAGQFQVVIGTNVDQVYALLEAQTGVEGQSKDEAKQAARQNMSLTERAISHLAEIFVPLLPAIITGGLILGFRNVIGDIRMFDGKTLTEISEFWATAHGFLWLLGEAIFHFLPVGVCWATVRKMGGTPILGIVLGITLVSPQLMNAYLIGKEMPEVWDFGWFSIEKVGYQAQVIPAMFAGMALAFIETQLKRIIPDYLYLVVVPFVALLTSVILAHTLIGPFGREIGNGVAFLARTAMTGDFAFIGAALFGFLYAPLVITGVHHTTNAVDLQLMQEMGGTPIWPLIALSNIAQASAVVGIIWVSKKENEREISVPAAISAYLGVTEPAMYGINLRYKFPMLCAMVGSALAAMVCGLSGVMANGIGVGGLPGILSIQPQFWGVYVVAMLIAILVPIALTAFMYRRQASKGKLAVA, translated from the coding sequence ATGAGCCAGATAGATAAAAAAGCCATCGACCAATTGGTCACTCATATTGGCGGCAAAGATAACATCGCAACCGTTAGCCACTGCCTCACGCGTTTACGTTTCGTACTAAATGATCCAGAAAAAGCGGACGTGGCCGCGATTGAAGCGATCCCCATGGTCAAAGGCTGCTTTACCAGTGCCGGCCAATTTCAAGTCGTGATCGGCACCAATGTCGATCAAGTGTATGCCCTATTGGAAGCGCAAACCGGCGTGGAAGGCCAGTCAAAAGATGAGGCCAAACAAGCCGCGCGCCAAAATATGAGCCTAACTGAGCGTGCTATCTCACACCTCGCGGAAATCTTTGTGCCCCTTTTGCCCGCGATTATCACCGGTGGTCTGATCCTTGGCTTCCGTAATGTGATCGGCGATATCCGCATGTTCGATGGCAAAACTCTGACCGAGATCAGCGAGTTTTGGGCCACTGCTCACGGCTTTTTGTGGCTGCTTGGTGAAGCTATCTTCCACTTCCTCCCTGTCGGTGTGTGTTGGGCGACGGTGAGAAAAATGGGCGGCACCCCCATTTTGGGTATTGTTCTGGGTATTACCCTGGTATCCCCCCAATTGATGAACGCGTACCTTATCGGTAAAGAAATGCCTGAAGTGTGGGACTTTGGCTGGTTCTCAATTGAAAAAGTCGGCTATCAAGCACAGGTGATCCCGGCGATGTTTGCCGGTATGGCGCTGGCATTTATTGAAACCCAGTTAAAACGGATTATTCCAGATTACCTCTATCTTGTGGTGGTGCCGTTTGTTGCGCTGCTGACTTCCGTGATCTTGGCGCATACCCTGATTGGTCCATTTGGGCGTGAAATCGGCAACGGTGTCGCCTTCTTGGCTCGCACGGCGATGACCGGTGATTTCGCCTTTATCGGGGCAGCGCTGTTTGGCTTCCTCTATGCACCTTTGGTGATCACCGGGGTTCACCACACCACCAACGCGGTGGACTTGCAGCTGATGCAGGAAATGGGCGGCACACCTATTTGGCCGCTGATTGCCCTGTCCAACATTGCACAAGCCTCGGCGGTAGTCGGTATTATTTGGGTCAGCAAGAAAGAAAACGAGCGCGAAATTTCGGTGCCCGCGGCGATTTCCGCCTACCTTGGCGTGACAGAGCCGGCCATGTACGGGATTAACCTGCGCTACAAATTCCCGATGCTCTGCGCCATGGTTGGCTCGGCGCTAGCGGCGATGGTGTGTGGTCTTTCCGGTGTGATGGCCAACGGTATTGGTGTCGGGGGTCTACCAGGCATCTTATCTATTCAGCCACAATTCTGGGGTGTTTACGTGGTCGCGATGTTAATCGCCATCTTAGTGCCAATCGCACTCACCGCCTTTATGTACCGCCGCCAGGCCAGCAAAGGCAAATTGGCGGTCGCCTAA
- the treC gene encoding alpha,alpha-phosphotrehalase: MHAHPWWKTATIYQIYPKSFRDTTQTGTGDLPGIIEKLDYFSTLGIDALWLTPIYVSPQVDNGYDIADYYAIDPSLGTMDDFDTLLAEAHKRDIRIIMDIVINHTSTEHPWFQSALASKDSPYRDYYIWKDPVNGGAPNNWQSKFGGSAWQWHEPTGQYYLHLFATEQADLNWENPAVREAVKEVMAFWAEKGVDGFRLDVINLISKDQSFPDDHQGDGRRFYTDGPRVHDYLQEISRDIFQRYGSVTVGEMSSTTLEHCQQYSAPDGKELSMVFNFHHLKVDYPGGEKWRLAPFDFLALKQLFRTWQHGLHNQGWGALFWCNHDQPRVVSRFGDDRHHRVASAKMLATAIHMQQGTPYVYQGEEIGMTNPGYQRIDDYQDVESRNMHRLLCDQGMPEGEVLAILAARSRDNSRTPMQWDSSTNAGFTTGTPWLKPAPNYADVNVDTALADEDSVFYHYKQLISLRKTLPVIREGDYQDLLPDHPQLLAYRRDNGDSQLVVVCNFYGEPVTAALPVAPAPNADLVSHNYPEAKRLMPEMQLAPYEALVYLINPA, encoded by the coding sequence ATGCACGCACATCCCTGGTGGAAAACGGCCACCATTTATCAGATTTATCCAAAGAGCTTCCGTGATACCACACAAACAGGGACAGGTGATCTGCCAGGCATTATCGAAAAGCTGGACTACTTTTCGACCTTGGGCATCGACGCGTTATGGCTAACCCCCATTTATGTATCGCCACAAGTCGATAACGGCTACGACATTGCCGATTATTACGCGATTGATCCTAGCCTAGGCACCATGGACGACTTCGATACCCTGCTGGCCGAAGCGCATAAACGCGACATCCGCATCATCATGGATATTGTGATTAATCACACCTCAACCGAGCATCCTTGGTTTCAATCAGCGCTTGCCAGCAAGGACAGCCCCTATCGCGATTATTACATCTGGAAAGATCCGGTTAACGGCGGAGCCCCAAACAACTGGCAATCAAAATTTGGCGGTAGCGCGTGGCAATGGCATGAACCAACCGGCCAGTATTACCTCCACTTATTTGCCACCGAACAAGCCGATCTTAACTGGGAAAATCCAGCGGTGCGGGAGGCCGTCAAAGAGGTGATGGCGTTTTGGGCCGAAAAAGGCGTGGATGGCTTTCGCCTCGATGTGATCAATTTGATCTCCAAAGATCAGTCGTTCCCTGATGATCATCAAGGCGATGGTCGCCGCTTTTATACCGACGGTCCCCGCGTTCACGACTACTTGCAAGAAATTAGCCGCGACATTTTCCAGCGTTACGGCAGCGTCACTGTAGGCGAGATGTCTTCGACCACCTTGGAGCATTGTCAGCAATATTCCGCGCCAGATGGCAAAGAGCTCTCCATGGTGTTTAACTTCCACCACTTAAAAGTCGATTATCCGGGCGGCGAGAAGTGGCGACTGGCGCCGTTTGACTTCCTGGCCCTAAAACAGCTTTTCCGCACTTGGCAGCATGGCCTGCATAATCAAGGTTGGGGCGCCCTGTTTTGGTGTAACCACGACCAACCGCGTGTGGTCAGCCGCTTTGGTGATGATCGCCACCATCGCGTTGCCTCCGCCAAAATGCTCGCCACCGCGATTCATATGCAGCAAGGCACGCCTTACGTGTATCAAGGGGAAGAAATTGGCATGACCAACCCTGGCTATCAGCGTATTGATGACTATCAAGACGTCGAAAGCCGCAACATGCACCGTCTGCTGTGCGACCAAGGCATGCCTGAAGGGGAAGTGTTGGCCATTCTGGCTGCACGCTCACGCGACAATTCGCGTACCCCCATGCAGTGGGACAGTTCAACAAACGCCGGTTTTACCACAGGCACACCCTGGCTAAAGCCTGCGCCTAACTATGCTGACGTCAATGTCGACACCGCTTTGGCGGATGAAGACTCGGTGTTCTATCACTACAAGCAGCTGATTTCCCTACGTAAAACCTTACCTGTAATCCGTGAAGGGGATTATCAGGACTTGCTGCCTGACCACCCACAGCTACTCGCGTATCGTCGCGACAATGGCGACAGCCAACTGGTGGTAGTGTGTAACTTTTATGGCGAACCGGTCACAGCGGCCTTGCCTGTCGCCCCTGCCCCGAACGCAGACTTGGTGAGCCATAATTACCCCGAAGCCAAGCGCTTAATGCCAGAAATGCAACTGGCACCCTATGAAGCCTTGGTGTATTTGATTAATCCCGCTTAA